A genome region from Nocardia sp. NBC_00565 includes the following:
- the proB gene encoding glutamate 5-kinase, whose protein sequence is MSQSGLSEARTAIASARSVVVKIGSSALTSLKGGLDTARLDRLADAVEARMRAGSDVVVVSSGAIGAGIAPLGLTTRPRDLATKQAAASVGQLALAHAWGTSFARYGRTVGQVLLSADDFSRREHHRNAQRTLDRLRSLGAVAVVNENDTVATEEIRFGDNDRLAALVAHLVGADALVLLSDVEGLYDGDPRKGAAKFIPEVRSSADLDGVIAGSGGALGTGGMASKLSAARLAADAGVPVLLAAATEAEIALGAGTVGTAFAARPVRLSARKFWVRHAADSRGAILIDEGAVQAVAHRRRSLLAAGITGVRGRFHGGDVVDLIAPDNRIVARGVVEYDSTELSGMLGRSTTELPDTMQRPVIHADDLVKV, encoded by the coding sequence ATGTCGCAGTCCGGGCTGAGTGAGGCCAGGACGGCGATCGCCTCGGCGCGCAGTGTGGTGGTGAAAATCGGGTCGTCGGCGTTGACCAGTCTGAAGGGTGGGCTGGATACCGCGCGGCTGGACCGGCTGGCGGATGCAGTGGAAGCGCGGATGCGCGCCGGATCCGATGTGGTCGTGGTGTCCTCCGGTGCGATCGGCGCTGGGATCGCGCCGCTCGGATTGACCACTCGGCCAAGGGATTTGGCTACGAAACAGGCGGCGGCCAGTGTCGGCCAGTTGGCGCTCGCGCATGCGTGGGGTACCTCGTTCGCGCGCTACGGGCGCACGGTCGGGCAGGTGCTGTTGAGCGCCGACGACTTCTCCCGTCGCGAACACCACCGCAATGCCCAGCGCACGCTGGATCGGTTGCGCTCGCTCGGCGCGGTCGCCGTGGTGAACGAAAACGATACTGTCGCAACGGAAGAGATCCGGTTCGGCGATAATGATCGACTCGCCGCGCTGGTCGCGCACCTGGTCGGTGCGGACGCGCTGGTGTTGCTCTCCGATGTCGAAGGCCTCTACGACGGCGATCCGCGCAAGGGTGCGGCCAAGTTCATTCCCGAGGTTCGCAGCAGTGCCGACCTCGACGGTGTCATCGCGGGCAGCGGCGGCGCGCTCGGCACCGGCGGTATGGCCTCGAAACTCTCCGCGGCCCGCTTGGCCGCCGATGCGGGCGTTCCCGTACTGCTCGCCGCCGCCACCGAGGCGGAGATCGCGCTCGGCGCGGGCACCGTCGGCACTGCCTTCGCCGCGCGCCCGGTGCGTCTGTCCGCCCGCAAGTTCTGGGTCCGGCACGCCGCCGACAGTCGCGGCGCGATCCTCATCGACGAGGGTGCCGTCCAAGCCGTGGCCCACCGCCGCCGTTCCCTGCTGGCCGCCGGCATCACCGGCGTGCGCGGCCGCTTCCACGGCGGCGACGTCGTCGACCTGATCGCTCCCGACAATCGCATCGTCGCCCGCGGCGTAGTCGAATACGACAGCACCGAACTCTCCGGCATGCTCGGCCGCTCCACCACCGAACTCCCGGACACCATGCAGCGCCCGGTAATCCACGCAGACGACCTCGTCAAGGTCTGA
- a CDS encoding ESX secretion-associated protein EspG: MSWTFTPDEFAHIWRETELDRHPYPLRILETPRTETEADKLRAQLNERLPPRSDPDLSACLRIMATPQTRIVAIGGGHGPGTEIRLLACAIYDRAVLAIQEPGPGPDIGGRVRLSIGLSAKLGARIASLLPAVPAGHEPARAAAADAIRDDEVVVSSQRSVPSIRRLLLKPHTAEGHIRIESRLNQPTPQPPVHYTWIDVKGDGRYLIKAGDTVHIVPASAEQLATQLQKRIPAQAG; this comes from the coding sequence GTGAGTTGGACCTTCACCCCGGACGAGTTCGCCCATATCTGGCGCGAGACCGAACTCGATCGCCACCCGTATCCGCTGCGCATCCTCGAGACGCCGCGGACCGAGACCGAGGCCGACAAACTGCGCGCCCAGTTGAACGAGCGACTACCACCGCGCAGCGACCCGGACCTATCCGCGTGCTTGCGGATCATGGCCACACCGCAGACCAGGATCGTGGCGATCGGCGGTGGGCATGGTCCCGGCACCGAGATCCGACTGCTGGCCTGCGCGATCTACGACCGCGCCGTACTCGCCATCCAGGAACCCGGACCAGGACCGGATATCGGTGGGCGCGTGCGTCTTTCGATCGGGCTGAGCGCCAAGCTCGGCGCGCGGATCGCGTCGTTGCTGCCCGCCGTCCCCGCCGGTCATGAACCGGCCCGCGCGGCGGCCGCCGATGCGATCCGCGACGACGAGGTCGTTGTCTCGTCGCAGCGTTCGGTGCCATCGATCCGGCGGCTGCTACTCAAGCCGCATACCGCCGAGGGGCATATCCGGATCGAGAGTCGGCTGAACCAGCCGACACCACAGCCGCCGGTCCACTACACGTGGATCGATGTCAAAGGTGACGGGCGCTATCTGATCAAAGCCGGCGACACCGTGCACATCGTGCCCGCCTCGGCCGAGCAACTCGCCACGCAGCTGCAGAAACGCATTCCCGCCCAGGCAGGATGA
- a CDS encoding phosphoenolpyruvate synthase, whose product MEVIGPWTDSATFAALAGGKARGLYTLHNGGFRVPDWTVLGTDVFNQFLIETAVGGDLADIVSDVTSADELGRALAAAAALRSAIGAAALPPTIVELIADAYARLGAGAIAVRSSAVVEDGPGHSYAGQFDSFLNVNGVDAVATRVRDCWASAFSERSIRYAFAHGQPRAGAIAVVLQRLVAADASGVMFTANPITGATDELVVSAVYGLGEGLVSGAVDADSVVVDKSSGAVLETTVGDKDRSYAPAGEQGCAVLEVEQQRRGATVLSDAELAELVEWGRKLEADVGVPQDIEWAIDADGLWFLQSRPITTAVAGTAARGAVLRGAGEIVADDERRIWDNSNIIESFSGLTSPLTYTTAADIYGRVYHGYAKSLRVPAEQLRQTERWTPVLLGYFHGRVYYNLLHWYRMVGIAPGYPLNRKVLEAALGVDEPLPDEIAKTLRPFTFRTPLARLRSRVSTTATYVRRLFGIDDMVERFMTDFYRVYDEYDALDYSALTGEQADAAYRKVDRDLVERWGPLMVLDAILLTCTGLMYLLTKLLLPKAPEWFLYAVVGPGADVESAEPARAMTELAQFVRTDPELVSLINSTAPEHIYDALHDRTEFLGRVKDYIDRYGYRSLDELKLETPDLREDPASLFIMLRSAIGRVGEQAQHSRSQEADDYLDAHLRGFRRRIYERLRGKVNRCAAHRERLRFCRTRAFGMVKRMIRVMGRDLVARGVIDEFDDVFALTVQELRGCYEDADSSAVSSDLQAVASGGLRELVAARKAQRARDAELVAPARFVTTGSAFGRAELARQGWVPVTDTPAATVGTVLPGTPSASGIVEGNAVVVDEPRDVAGGILVAYRTDPGWVAALPSASALVIERGSPLTHVAIVARELGVPTVVQVRDLTKKIRTGMRIRVDGTNGTVTVLSGGEQRHET is encoded by the coding sequence GTGGAGGTTATCGGACCGTGGACCGACTCAGCGACGTTTGCCGCGCTGGCCGGGGGTAAAGCACGCGGGTTGTACACCTTGCACAACGGCGGCTTCCGCGTCCCTGACTGGACGGTGCTCGGCACCGACGTGTTCAACCAGTTCCTTATCGAGACCGCCGTTGGTGGCGATCTCGCCGACATTGTGTCGGATGTCACATCAGCGGATGAATTGGGTCGAGCGCTGGCCGCCGCCGCGGCACTGCGCTCCGCGATCGGCGCGGCTGCGCTGCCGCCGACGATCGTCGAGCTGATCGCCGACGCCTACGCCCGGCTCGGTGCGGGCGCGATCGCGGTCCGATCGTCGGCGGTCGTCGAGGACGGTCCGGGGCATTCGTACGCGGGCCAGTTCGACTCCTTCCTCAACGTCAACGGCGTCGATGCGGTGGCGACCCGGGTGCGTGACTGCTGGGCATCGGCCTTCTCGGAACGATCCATCCGCTACGCCTTCGCCCACGGTCAGCCGCGGGCCGGCGCCATTGCCGTTGTCCTGCAACGTCTTGTCGCGGCTGACGCCAGCGGGGTGATGTTCACCGCGAACCCGATCACCGGCGCTACTGACGAATTGGTCGTCAGTGCGGTGTACGGACTCGGCGAGGGACTGGTGTCGGGCGCGGTGGACGCCGACTCGGTGGTGGTCGACAAGTCCTCCGGCGCGGTGCTGGAAACGACTGTGGGAGACAAGGATCGGTCCTATGCGCCCGCGGGGGAGCAAGGCTGTGCGGTTCTCGAAGTCGAGCAGCAGCGACGCGGGGCAACGGTGCTCTCGGATGCCGAGCTGGCCGAATTGGTGGAGTGGGGACGCAAGCTGGAGGCCGATGTCGGTGTGCCGCAGGACATCGAATGGGCCATCGATGCCGACGGCCTCTGGTTCCTGCAGTCGCGGCCGATCACCACAGCGGTCGCCGGCACCGCGGCGCGCGGCGCGGTGCTCCGTGGTGCGGGTGAGATCGTCGCCGACGATGAGCGGCGAATCTGGGACAACTCCAACATCATCGAGAGTTTCAGCGGCCTCACCTCCCCGCTGACCTATACGACGGCGGCCGACATCTACGGTCGGGTGTACCACGGCTACGCGAAGTCGCTGCGGGTGCCCGCCGAGCAACTGCGCCAGACCGAGCGCTGGACTCCGGTGCTGCTCGGCTACTTTCACGGCCGGGTCTACTACAACCTGCTGCACTGGTACCGGATGGTGGGGATCGCGCCCGGGTATCCGTTGAACCGGAAGGTGCTCGAGGCCGCGCTCGGCGTCGACGAGCCGCTGCCCGATGAGATCGCGAAGACCTTGCGGCCGTTCACTTTCCGCACACCGCTGGCTCGTCTGCGTTCGCGCGTGAGCACCACGGCCACCTATGTGCGGCGGCTGTTCGGCATCGATGACATGGTCGAGCGCTTCATGACCGACTTCTACCGTGTCTACGACGAATACGACGCGCTCGACTACTCGGCATTGACCGGCGAACAGGCCGATGCGGCCTATCGCAAGGTCGACCGGGATCTGGTCGAACGCTGGGGTCCGCTGATGGTCCTGGACGCCATCCTGCTGACCTGCACCGGTCTGATGTACCTGCTGACGAAGCTGCTGCTGCCGAAGGCGCCGGAGTGGTTCCTTTACGCCGTGGTCGGGCCCGGCGCGGATGTCGAATCCGCGGAACCGGCGCGCGCCATGACCGAGCTGGCACAGTTCGTTCGCACTGATCCCGAGCTGGTGTCGTTGATCAATTCGACCGCACCGGAACATATTTACGATGCGCTGCACGACCGCACCGAATTCCTGGGTCGGGTCAAGGATTACATCGACCGCTACGGCTATCGCAGTCTGGACGAGCTGAAGCTGGAGACGCCGGACCTGCGCGAGGATCCCGCGAGCCTGTTCATCATGTTGCGCAGTGCGATCGGACGCGTCGGCGAGCAGGCCCAGCACAGTCGCAGCCAGGAGGCCGACGACTACCTCGACGCGCACCTGCGCGGGTTCCGGCGGCGGATCTATGAACGGTTGCGCGGCAAGGTGAATCGGTGCGCCGCACATCGGGAGCGGCTGCGGTTCTGTCGCACCAGGGCTTTCGGCATGGTCAAGCGCATGATCCGGGTGATGGGCCGAGATCTGGTCGCGCGCGGCGTGATCGATGAATTCGATGACGTGTTCGCGCTGACCGTCCAGGAGTTGCGCGGCTGCTACGAGGATGCCGACAGCAGTGCCGTTTCGAGCGACCTGCAAGCAGTCGCTAGCGGCGGTCTGCGCGAATTGGTCGCCGCACGGAAAGCCCAGCGCGCCAGGGACGCCGAGTTGGTTGCCCCGGCACGCTTCGTCACCACCGGCTCCGCCTTCGGTCGCGCCGAGCTCGCGCGTCAGGGCTGGGTGCCGGTTACCGACACCCCGGCCGCGACGGTCGGCACCGTACTGCCCGGTACGCCGTCGGCATCCGGGATCGTCGAGGGCAATGCCGTCGTCGTCGACGAGCCGCGCGACGTGGCGGGCGGCATCCTGGTGGCATACCGCACCGATCCCGGCTGGGTGGCCGCGCTGCCCTCGGCGTCGGCGCTGGTGATCGAGCGCGGCAGCCCCCTCACCCATGTCGCGATCGTGGCGCGGGAGTTGGGAGTTCCGACGGTGGTGCAAGTCAGAGACCTGACCAAGAAGATACGGACCGGTATGCGAATTCGGGTCGATGGTACGAATGGAACCGTTACTGTGCTGTCCGGAGGGGAGCAGCGCCATGAAACCTGA
- a CDS encoding AMP-binding protein — MKPDKDVAAVRDWLADPARDAGIHLADEADGWEYRSYHDLAEMTWSIAARMREHGMGSGDGACVIMPTGFPCAAAFYAVWACGGVCTPVAPPMFGDLDQIIAHIAAILGQARPRLVVTSTEFEQLVRQAAAAAGRTDEPLVLDAAMLGPAPQDREFGTPDECALLQFTSGSTGTPRGVRVSWHNLANNIAMISTLVDWRTGEAMVSWLPLYHDMGLVGAFLTTVTNQGDLYLMRPDQFVRDPARWLRAMTHAQHSPSPSFALGYVAHRVAPAEIADLDLSGWRTLAVGSEPVEVADLQSFANLAGRQGFSTNAYTLAYGLAEATLMVSSSARNRPVTALRLDNPNLRFGQPITILAEESIDDTHRVEGSGWITGLGYSTPESTVRVVDEQGRELPDGTLGEMVVVGDSVALGYSGEPTAGSSTRIVERVLFSGDAGFLHNGEVFVLGRMGSSLKVRGRSVFMEDIESRVAQETGITKGKLAAVAITAAGAQGIALFAESAPGAWITEARKIIRGELGPAQTATIVTGPRGIIRRTSSGKPRRRHMWQLFVDGELAGAVAHEAEGAAETGRDATAHAPALSADDAVPEPALPAERVRQLLDRALESVVVSRDSTVLFEGSLAEGFGNAGSDVDFLVVAPGDEDLPTLPTVLFIDGRRVEVRTRSEAQLRNQLERVAAGTVTDLDEDLLNRCQRFLRATVVRAGVPDIVELRALLPHSNFTALMADWWTRRATQALRYAVALRALHVRAEAGEWARDGLLQAMKAWAAGRGESYLETKWLPHQLDRIGHDELIDRYLDISDPAVWASDESYGALGDAQARKLAEQAMWEQVWELAAALGVHAVADDPHEILFARRPGVTTWTIGGRVHVIRDDRDVFALSDRAARAWRSVVFRHSLRDVLARAGHDITADLMEFLRLGLVGLHWRGGELIEPALAMCKPVKPYTPVPSAAAPALGLTGAARDEVIATLSPLPATRFTECGLNVVWSNIVLENAREDLAGAVKNSQGAVADIAAHRLIAMVVRVLLSAFGIHPLPADVAPAATMRRLLPPQAPRRDDLLVQLESARRVRFSEIIGADGDTLAGLAVLDDFVTLVRWVAAGSETTMGFPASFDSREQWRRTLAIGYDWLRVAGYLNTDLPLDEARDLLASGGQQPHLREGEPT, encoded by the coding sequence ATGAAACCTGACAAAGACGTTGCCGCAGTTCGCGATTGGCTGGCCGACCCGGCGCGGGACGCCGGCATCCACCTGGCCGATGAGGCCGACGGCTGGGAGTACCGCAGCTATCACGATCTCGCCGAGATGACCTGGTCGATCGCGGCGCGCATGCGCGAACACGGTATGGGCAGCGGCGACGGTGCGTGCGTGATCATGCCGACCGGATTCCCCTGTGCCGCCGCATTTTACGCGGTCTGGGCGTGCGGCGGAGTCTGCACTCCGGTCGCGCCGCCGATGTTCGGCGACCTGGACCAGATCATCGCCCATATCGCGGCCATCCTGGGGCAGGCGCGGCCGCGACTGGTGGTGACCTCGACCGAGTTCGAACAGTTGGTGCGCCAGGCCGCAGCGGCGGCGGGCCGGACCGATGAACCACTGGTGCTCGATGCCGCGATGCTCGGGCCCGCGCCGCAGGACCGCGAATTCGGGACGCCCGACGAATGCGCGCTGCTGCAGTTCACCTCCGGCTCCACCGGGACGCCGCGCGGGGTGCGGGTCAGCTGGCACAACCTGGCCAACAACATCGCGATGATCTCCACGCTGGTCGACTGGCGAACCGGCGAGGCGATGGTTTCGTGGCTGCCGCTCTATCACGATATGGGCCTGGTCGGTGCGTTCCTCACCACCGTGACCAATCAGGGCGATTTATATCTCATGCGCCCGGACCAGTTCGTGCGCGATCCCGCGCGCTGGCTGCGCGCGATGACACACGCGCAGCACTCGCCCTCGCCGTCATTCGCGCTCGGCTATGTGGCGCACCGGGTCGCGCCCGCGGAGATCGCGGACCTGGACCTGTCCGGCTGGCGCACGCTGGCCGTCGGTTCCGAACCGGTCGAGGTGGCCGATCTGCAGTCGTTTGCGAATCTCGCAGGTAGGCAGGGCTTTTCGACCAACGCGTATACCCTCGCCTACGGGTTGGCCGAGGCGACGCTGATGGTGAGCTCCTCCGCGCGCAATCGACCCGTCACCGCGCTGCGGCTGGACAATCCGAATCTGCGCTTCGGCCAACCGATTACGATCCTGGCCGAGGAATCGATCGACGACACCCACCGCGTCGAGGGTTCGGGGTGGATCACCGGACTCGGGTATTCGACGCCCGAATCGACGGTGCGGGTGGTGGACGAGCAAGGCCGGGAACTTCCGGACGGCACCCTCGGCGAGATGGTGGTGGTCGGTGATTCGGTCGCACTCGGCTACTCCGGGGAGCCCACCGCCGGTTCGTCCACGCGGATCGTCGAGCGGGTGCTGTTCAGCGGTGATGCGGGATTCCTGCACAACGGTGAGGTTTTCGTGCTCGGCCGGATGGGGTCGAGTCTGAAGGTCCGTGGTCGATCGGTGTTCATGGAGGACATCGAATCCCGGGTGGCCCAGGAAACCGGCATCACCAAGGGCAAACTAGCCGCCGTCGCGATCACCGCGGCCGGTGCGCAGGGGATCGCATTGTTCGCGGAATCCGCTCCGGGTGCGTGGATCACGGAGGCGCGCAAGATCATTCGTGGAGAACTCGGGCCGGCGCAGACGGCGACCATCGTGACCGGGCCGCGCGGCATTATCCGCCGCACATCCAGTGGCAAACCGCGACGTCGGCACATGTGGCAGCTGTTCGTGGACGGTGAGTTGGCGGGGGCGGTCGCTCATGAGGCCGAGGGCGCCGCTGAAACCGGCCGCGATGCAACGGCCCACGCACCGGCACTGAGCGCCGACGACGCGGTGCCCGAGCCCGCCCTCCCCGCGGAACGGGTGCGGCAGTTGCTCGATCGCGCGCTGGAAAGTGTTGTGGTGTCGCGAGATTCGACCGTGCTCTTCGAAGGTTCGCTGGCGGAGGGTTTCGGTAACGCCGGGTCCGATGTCGACTTCCTGGTCGTCGCACCCGGTGATGAGGACCTGCCCACCTTGCCGACGGTGTTGTTCATCGATGGTCGTCGGGTGGAGGTGCGGACTCGGTCCGAGGCCCAGTTGCGCAATCAGTTGGAGCGGGTCGCGGCCGGTACCGTGACGGATCTGGACGAGGATCTGCTCAATCGGTGTCAACGGTTCCTGCGGGCGACAGTGGTCCGGGCCGGTGTGCCGGATATCGTGGAATTGCGTGCGCTACTGCCGCATTCGAACTTCACGGCGCTGATGGCGGATTGGTGGACCCGGCGCGCGACACAGGCGCTGCGCTACGCGGTCGCGCTGCGGGCACTGCATGTGCGGGCCGAGGCCGGCGAGTGGGCCCGCGATGGACTGCTGCAGGCGATGAAGGCCTGGGCGGCCGGGCGCGGCGAAAGCTACCTGGAGACCAAATGGCTGCCGCACCAACTCGACCGGATCGGTCACGATGAGCTGATCGATCGCTATCTTGATATCAGCGATCCCGCCGTCTGGGCGTCCGATGAGTCTTACGGCGCGCTCGGGGATGCGCAGGCGCGCAAGCTCGCTGAACAGGCGATGTGGGAACAGGTGTGGGAGTTGGCCGCGGCGCTCGGTGTGCACGCTGTCGCGGACGATCCGCACGAGATCCTGTTCGCGCGCAGACCAGGCGTCACGACCTGGACGATCGGTGGTCGGGTGCATGTGATCCGCGACGACCGGGACGTGTTCGCCTTATCGGACCGTGCCGCCCGTGCCTGGCGTTCGGTGGTGTTCCGGCATTCCCTGCGCGACGTACTCGCCCGCGCCGGGCACGACATCACCGCGGACCTGATGGAGTTCCTCCGGCTCGGCCTGGTCGGATTGCATTGGCGCGGTGGCGAACTCATCGAACCCGCGCTGGCCATGTGCAAGCCGGTCAAGCCGTATACGCCGGTCCCGAGCGCGGCCGCCCCGGCGCTCGGCCTGACCGGTGCGGCGCGCGACGAGGTGATCGCGACGTTGTCACCCTTGCCGGCAACCAGATTCACCGAATGCGGGCTGAATGTGGTGTGGTCCAACATCGTCCTGGAGAATGCCAGGGAGGATCTCGCGGGTGCGGTCAAGAACTCCCAGGGCGCGGTCGCCGATATCGCCGCGCACCGGCTGATCGCGATGGTGGTGCGCGTGCTGTTGTCCGCGTTCGGTATTCACCCACTGCCCGCCGATGTCGCCCCCGCGGCGACGATGCGGCGGTTGTTGCCGCCGCAGGCGCCGCGGCGTGACGATCTGCTGGTGCAGCTGGAATCGGCACGGCGGGTGCGCTTCTCGGAGATCATCGGCGCGGATGGCGATACCCTCGCGGGTCTGGCGGTCCTCGATGATTTCGTTACCCTGGTCCGCTGGGTCGCCGCGGGTTCCGAGACGACAATGGGGTTCCCGGCCTCCTTCGATTCGCGTGAGCAATGGCGTCGCACCCTGGCGATCGGCTACGACTGGCTTCGCGTCGCCGGATATCTGAATACCGACCTGCCCCTCGACGAGGCTCGCGACCTGCTGGCCTCTGGTGGCCAACAACCTCATCTGCGGGAAGGAGAGCCAACATGA
- a CDS encoding acyl carrier protein, which translates to MMAASRSDSMGGGGQVTGGLVENITTAAKVRRLVLAMAPEPPAELADDHRLVEDLGFDSLRLMELTVVLERAFALPRYRPEQLVGVRRVDAVIALVSGTLAGDATGEGRL; encoded by the coding sequence ATGATGGCAGCATCGCGCAGCGATTCGATGGGGGGTGGTGGCCAGGTGACGGGCGGGCTCGTCGAAAACATCACGACCGCTGCGAAGGTGCGTCGACTTGTCCTCGCCATGGCTCCCGAACCACCGGCCGAACTCGCCGACGACCACCGGCTCGTGGAGGACCTCGGCTTCGATTCGCTACGCCTGATGGAGCTCACGGTTGTCCTCGAGCGGGCTTTCGCCCTTCCGCGTTATCGGCCGGAGCAATTGGTGGGTGTGCGCCGGGTCGACGCGGTGATCGCCCTCGTCTCCGGCACCTTGGCGGGCGACGCTACCGGCGAGGGACGACTATGA
- a CDS encoding SDR family oxidoreductase, protein MSPGDTVLVTGAAGLVGAEVVARLAAASRPVAAVLHSNSTIVCNDGTVLEAGTAVAGDVRVPGFGLAERDVEDLSERVGAIVHCAATTAFDAAAADYEELNVRGTANAIALASQWDVPLVHVSTAYVCGMRGGTVTEDELDAGQTFGNGYEESKFRAEQLVRAAGARGMPWVIVRPGIVTGASDTGAIREYKNLYTVLKLMVEGKLRSLPGRYDATLSLSPVDHVADVIAAAVLDFDSAHSRTLHALGRDTLSLREVSDVLAEYPSFEVATFVPETTFAEDDLEPIEREYYRRIGSLYTSYFRRRLVFDTTRADVLLGKLSPPSGKEYLRLLLDYCLESGYLGMPLPSIEDVLASNDFDGAAQ, encoded by the coding sequence ATGAGTCCGGGCGACACCGTGCTGGTGACCGGCGCGGCCGGCTTGGTCGGCGCCGAGGTCGTCGCGCGGCTGGCGGCCGCGAGTCGACCGGTTGCCGCTGTGCTGCACAGCAATTCGACCATCGTGTGCAACGACGGGACCGTCCTGGAAGCGGGGACCGCCGTCGCGGGCGATGTCCGTGTGCCCGGATTCGGCCTCGCCGAGCGCGATGTCGAGGATCTGTCCGAGCGCGTCGGCGCGATCGTGCACTGCGCCGCGACAACGGCTTTCGACGCCGCGGCCGCGGATTACGAGGAACTCAACGTGCGCGGCACCGCGAACGCCATCGCACTTGCCAGTCAATGGGATGTGCCGCTGGTGCATGTCAGCACCGCGTACGTTTGCGGTATGCGCGGCGGCACCGTCACCGAGGATGAGCTCGACGCGGGTCAGACGTTCGGAAACGGCTACGAGGAGAGCAAGTTTCGCGCCGAGCAGCTGGTGCGGGCGGCGGGGGCACGGGGGATGCCGTGGGTGATCGTGCGCCCCGGCATTGTGACCGGGGCCAGTGATACGGGGGCGATACGCGAATACAAGAATCTCTACACCGTGCTGAAGCTCATGGTCGAGGGCAAGCTGCGGTCGCTGCCCGGCCGCTACGACGCGACGCTGTCGCTGTCGCCGGTCGACCATGTCGCCGACGTGATCGCCGCGGCGGTACTGGATTTCGACTCCGCGCACAGCCGCACGCTGCACGCACTCGGCCGTGACACGCTCTCCTTGCGCGAGGTCTCCGATGTGCTCGCGGAGTATCCGTCGTTCGAGGTCGCCACCTTCGTGCCGGAGACGACTTTCGCCGAGGACGACCTGGAGCCGATCGAGCGGGAGTACTACCGCCGCATCGGATCGCTGTACACCAGCTACTTCCGGCGGCGGCTGGTCTTCGACACCACGCGCGCCGATGTCCTGCTCGGTAAGCTGTCGCCGCCGAGCGGCAAGGAGTATCTGCGGCTGCTGCTGGACTACTGCCTGGAATCGGGCTATCTGGGGATGCCACTGCCGTCCATCGAGGATGTGCTGGCGAGCAACGATTTCGACGGAGCCGCGCAATGA
- a CDS encoding nucleoside-diphosphate kinase, with protein sequence MSAITPEPLRQLLNALTPSPEKVDAYVADTYVQESVDQLDRLGVDAAKFAGQHSLLLLKPDAIVARAVEPTLKWLADNDFRVVGACRIPVDRHLARALWYFAWNIASPERRRLADLLVGISDVLVLVVHGPDGDLPVPVRLTEAKGATDPRKRRPGELRYLLGRHNYLLNLVHSPDDPADVLRELAIYLDEWSRATVIAQACTGEDRSAAAAAIARDLYAHTPARSFDRADALDRVLADLERGGRTAPPGFDRESDADCAQLLYLAWADGRELDPWSAIVLGSYVLPMRTGTAPQALRPVSAEEWLEGR encoded by the coding sequence ATGAGTGCGATAACGCCAGAGCCATTGCGGCAGTTGCTGAACGCGCTGACGCCATCGCCGGAGAAGGTCGACGCCTACGTCGCCGATACCTACGTGCAGGAGTCGGTGGACCAACTCGACCGGCTCGGTGTCGATGCGGCGAAATTTGCCGGGCAGCACTCACTGCTGCTGCTCAAGCCGGACGCCATCGTGGCCCGGGCGGTCGAGCCGACACTGAAGTGGCTCGCCGACAACGATTTTCGTGTCGTCGGCGCATGCCGCATTCCGGTGGATCGGCATCTGGCGCGCGCGCTGTGGTATTTCGCCTGGAATATCGCCTCACCCGAACGCCGACGCCTGGCCGATCTGCTGGTCGGCATCTCGGATGTGCTGGTGCTCGTCGTGCACGGCCCCGACGGGGACTTGCCCGTTCCGGTCCGGCTCACCGAGGCGAAGGGCGCCACCGATCCGCGCAAACGGCGACCGGGTGAGTTGCGTTATCTGCTCGGCCGCCACAACTACCTGCTCAATCTCGTGCATTCGCCCGACGATCCCGCCGATGTCCTGCGGGAACTCGCGATCTATCTGGACGAGTGGAGTCGGGCGACGGTGATCGCGCAGGCCTGCACGGGCGAGGACCGCTCGGCAGCCGCGGCCGCGATCGCGCGAGACCTGTACGCGCACACACCGGCGCGCAGCTTCGATCGGGCCGACGCGCTCGACCGGGTGCTCGCCGACCTGGAGCGGGGCGGCCGAACCGCCCCACCCGGCTTCGATCGGGAGTCGGACGCGGACTGCGCACAGCTGCTGTACCTGGCCTGGGCCGACGGCCGGGAGCTGGATCCGTGGTCGGCGATCGTGCTCGGGTCCTACGTACTTCCCATGCGGACCGGCACCGCGCCGCAGGCGTTGCGGCCGGTGTCCGCTGAAGAATGGTTGGAGGGTCGATGA